From Yersinia hibernica, a single genomic window includes:
- a CDS encoding autotransporter outer membrane beta-barrel domain-containing protein → MNRVFKVIWNSALGRYDVASEFSKSGKKTKSFCSANVDTTLGLTAPSRLSQVAITLVFTLGANSAFAADISVPVFTPEVDFEQSFTGAGNTLSGSFSNIARGDSGFKNVKLGDIPTENFLYGAGSLISKNIFNLGDMVTETFLDPKGTGALITINVYSSTAMSIKPLADFVVPVSYAVGENGQYVNRNLFHVQDGSDLAVNVGSSAAGWVNDSTNYFSAIMKGGLKNEAAVTTSSGFYVDSNNASSQNTVLNYNAKTVVNLGYNSNNIRDSGTSVANAPLDDFTGAFTSPYLGAQNVQNFADFQKYNNDLIAGIKSGAIVLDSKGYQAELARAYTTTGSNTSPKVTPIYLDMGIDANDAVNHIVDSSRVAFIHGDGQHAIVNISADANIQAINSDISVVRLNDGATLNNAGILGSVAASVRGTNIVFATDSTVINEATGVLDAGTNPDMLDFKSSPTATLPLNIASGSHTAILANGTSSVTNNGVINTASRGTSVYTRAAIIDGTSTFINNGAINIAATTDLSPAAGYLNEGVSVQKGSIFENNGTVYVGREAQRSLSDVVADLAIKTESYAIKLVQDTVNLSNIATFINNVGAKIVIGSKTENSTAIIAQGVRTAVNQNGIIELNGAGAVPGQKAAQNVGISSSLNATNVVNNGDIIINGINTVGMKVLTNSAATNAGNIYVNKGLDAATNLANYGIQAVGSGAVANLSGQVNLSGDGAIGVVAEDQGTINVTGNGQVEFVSGTKQVGYLIYGAGASVNNTAIGAETVSTESSTLYRVDKGASFTGTTASTMNATGKNSSLIQVTGAGSSFSSGALNMVLSGEGATGVKVEGGATGTITDNASLELSGNGATAGIVDGNYYGLDGVATGLTGKSVLTSSAVLTTGNTASGAYGYVARNGGELVHKGSIDFTQAGSTGVLVDGGILTNENHISVNGTAVNIQGANSTVNNSGTVTATDGTAAYLLGTGASLTLSGNGQTNAGGTAHGVLLDTGATALTVDGATITMTAGGTGNAIENKAEISGIQLKNTTLTVGNGTGVRTGASMAATNSGVINVNGSGAGILFANTGDTITDNTLDMSDSAGLVINVNSAAGKGIVTNSSQDLKTGASVNVYDTAGGAALIVKGTTEHVDQSGNLVSKSLTSPVVDINNGYVTRFINSGSIHANSAAQQAVVTNTGTGMAFTNQTGGNIVGQVNLLAGNNTVTLMQGSEGTDFTTGSGDDHFILTGLTATDTGVFSSLNGGSGSDTLTFDNSVYTLKDAAAIQNMDYIDLINNSTLTLDNVLLALGNAQDDNANTGFNLGDGSLLQINHLNAVNFNSKLNGLGTVAVNTAGNAFNFTANAAQNAFNGVLALGHATFTLAADNTAALVNATLQAGADSLTTVGDGIQTIGGLAFAGGTVKFNTGTPGETVAKSTIHTTKEMNLLGTGTVEVNIDSVDNSQTPVNPALPIMEQDDANTLLQLAVSDVAVQGNGGNLVLKDQDGNLITDATTADIAQNGTTVAKGTYDYRLSSGLSNDGLYVSYGLTQVELLGSGADALSLYATNKTGPAADLSAKVTGSGDLAIDTGASNTVTLSNLDNDYTGSTDVRSGTLQMLNNNVLGQTALLSLAADTTFDMNGYSQTVGELNGTANSLLNLNGGNLTLSQGGVSEGELTGSGALTIAADVLTINGANSGLSAVTTIANGAQAFLNNAAGLGNGAIVNAGLLTLKGASGQLANAVSAAGSVVLQDNSDITLTGDNSLFSGLFDINNASQLTAAQAEHLGTAALTNNGSLVLNSESDWLLTNSISGSGSLTKNGSATVSLTQAAAYTGQTDINAGGLILGSNAQPMTLASQQVNIASGAFMGGFGGVAGAIDNRGTLFVGNPAASVTSRLSRLAPASNIFTVGSDLTNSGTVFIGNKTSDGTGTTGNQLVVNGNYIGNNGLLHFNTALGDDNSATDSMIVNGNTSGTTNVSVDNAGGLGAKTLNGIELIQVNGQSDGNFVSSGRIVAGAYDYSLVRGVGQNAANWYLTSLSNLPVDPENPVDPENPVAPGEAAKRPEAGSYTANLASANNMFVTRLHDRLGETQYIDALTGEQKVTSMWLRNAGGHNRSRDTSGQLKTQSNRYVMQLGGDVAQWSNNDLNRLHLGVMAGYGNSKSNTRSTSGYQSDGSVEGYSAGVYSTWYANDEDKSGLYVDGWAQYSWFNNTVQGEGLASEEYKSKGITASVESGYTFKIGENKAKNESYFIQPKAQITWMGVKADEHREANGTQVSGQGDGNIQTRLGVRSYMKGHHAIDNGKDREFQPFVEANWIHNTKDFGTNMNTVEVKQAGAKNIGELKLGVEGQLNKQLNVWGNVGQQLGDKGYSDTAVMLGVKYNF, encoded by the coding sequence ATGAATCGAGTATTTAAAGTGATCTGGAATAGTGCCTTAGGCCGCTATGATGTTGCGTCTGAGTTTTCTAAGTCAGGAAAAAAGACTAAGTCATTTTGCTCAGCAAATGTCGATACAACTTTAGGTTTAACGGCACCATCCCGCCTGAGCCAGGTGGCTATTACTTTGGTCTTCACATTGGGGGCGAACTCTGCTTTTGCGGCAGATATCAGTGTTCCGGTTTTTACACCTGAAGTTGATTTTGAACAATCATTCACTGGTGCCGGGAATACGTTATCGGGGAGCTTTAGTAACATTGCTCGAGGTGACTCTGGTTTTAAAAACGTCAAGTTAGGGGATATTCCAACTGAAAACTTCCTCTATGGTGCAGGGAGTCTGATCAGTAAAAATATTTTCAATTTAGGCGACATGGTGACTGAAACTTTCCTTGATCCTAAAGGAACGGGCGCATTAATTACTATTAATGTGTACAGCAGCACGGCGATGTCAATTAAACCCCTGGCTGATTTTGTGGTGCCGGTATCCTATGCCGTCGGCGAGAATGGCCAGTATGTGAATCGTAATTTATTCCATGTGCAGGATGGCAGTGACCTGGCGGTGAATGTTGGTAGCAGCGCGGCAGGTTGGGTTAATGACAGTACGAACTATTTCAGCGCCATTATGAAAGGGGGCTTAAAAAATGAGGCGGCGGTAACCACATCCTCTGGCTTCTATGTCGATTCGAATAATGCATCATCTCAGAATACTGTACTCAATTATAATGCCAAAACAGTCGTCAATCTGGGTTATAACAGTAACAACATTCGTGATAGCGGCACTTCAGTAGCTAATGCGCCACTTGATGACTTTACCGGTGCATTCACCAGCCCGTATTTAGGTGCCCAGAATGTTCAAAATTTTGCAGATTTCCAGAAATACAATAATGATTTGATCGCCGGTATTAAAAGTGGTGCGATTGTTCTGGACAGTAAAGGCTACCAAGCTGAGCTGGCCCGAGCCTATACCACAACCGGCTCCAATACTTCACCTAAAGTTACCCCAATCTATCTTGATATGGGTATTGATGCCAATGATGCCGTCAATCACATCGTTGACTCCTCGCGCGTTGCTTTTATTCATGGTGATGGTCAGCATGCCATTGTAAATATTAGCGCTGATGCCAATATTCAGGCCATTAATAGTGATATTTCAGTGGTGCGTTTGAACGACGGCGCAACCTTGAACAATGCCGGGATCTTAGGCTCCGTTGCCGCCAGTGTTCGGGGCACTAACATTGTTTTTGCCACCGACAGTACGGTCATTAATGAAGCCACGGGGGTGCTAGATGCCGGGACTAATCCTGACATGCTGGATTTCAAATCTAGCCCGACCGCCACATTACCACTGAATATCGCCAGTGGGAGTCATACCGCGATTTTGGCGAATGGCACCTCTTCAGTGACTAACAATGGTGTGATTAATACCGCCTCACGTGGCACCAGTGTTTATACCCGCGCCGCTATTATTGATGGCACTTCAACATTTATTAACAACGGCGCGATTAATATCGCGGCAACGACGGATTTATCTCCTGCTGCAGGCTATCTGAACGAAGGAGTGAGTGTTCAGAAAGGCTCTATTTTTGAAAATAATGGCACTGTCTATGTGGGGCGCGAGGCACAGCGCTCATTGAGTGATGTAGTGGCTGACCTGGCAATAAAAACAGAGTCGTATGCGATTAAATTAGTTCAAGACACTGTCAATCTGAGCAATATCGCCACGTTTATCAATAATGTGGGCGCTAAAATTGTAATTGGCAGCAAAACTGAAAACTCCACGGCCATTATTGCACAAGGTGTCAGAACCGCGGTTAATCAGAATGGCATCATTGAGTTGAATGGTGCCGGCGCAGTACCTGGACAAAAAGCAGCACAAAATGTGGGTATTTCTTCCAGCTTGAATGCCACGAATGTCGTCAATAATGGCGATATCATTATCAATGGTATCAATACCGTGGGGATGAAGGTGCTGACAAACAGTGCCGCGACCAATGCGGGTAACATTTATGTCAATAAAGGACTTGATGCGGCGACCAATTTAGCCAACTACGGTATTCAGGCGGTGGGTAGCGGTGCGGTGGCGAATCTTTCCGGCCAGGTGAATCTCTCCGGCGATGGGGCTATCGGGGTCGTGGCTGAAGACCAAGGCACCATTAATGTTACCGGTAATGGTCAGGTTGAGTTTGTTTCCGGCACAAAACAAGTGGGATACCTGATTTATGGTGCGGGTGCCAGCGTCAATAACACCGCCATTGGTGCTGAGACCGTGTCAACCGAGAGTTCGACTTTATATCGTGTTGATAAAGGAGCTTCTTTTACGGGGACGACGGCATCGACCATGAATGCAACCGGTAAGAACTCATCGCTGATTCAGGTGACCGGCGCGGGCAGTAGCTTTAGTTCTGGCGCGCTAAATATGGTTCTGTCTGGCGAGGGTGCCACCGGGGTGAAAGTCGAAGGTGGAGCCACCGGCACCATCACTGACAATGCCAGTTTGGAATTGAGTGGTAATGGTGCCACCGCCGGTATTGTTGACGGTAATTACTACGGTCTTGATGGTGTGGCAACTGGCCTTACGGGCAAATCGGTTCTGACCAGTTCAGCAGTATTGACGACCGGTAACACGGCCTCGGGTGCCTATGGCTATGTCGCCCGTAATGGCGGGGAGCTGGTCCATAAAGGTTCCATTGATTTTACCCAAGCTGGCAGCACCGGGGTGTTGGTTGATGGCGGGATCTTGACCAATGAAAACCATATCTCGGTGAATGGCACTGCGGTAAATATTCAGGGGGCAAACTCGACAGTCAATAACTCGGGTACCGTCACTGCAACGGATGGCACGGCTGCTTATCTGTTGGGCACTGGGGCCAGTTTAACCCTGTCTGGCAATGGTCAAACTAACGCCGGCGGCACTGCCCATGGTGTATTGCTCGATACCGGCGCTACTGCACTAACGGTCGATGGCGCGACTATCACCATGACCGCCGGTGGCACCGGGAATGCTATTGAAAACAAAGCGGAAATTTCGGGTATTCAGTTAAAAAATACCACACTGACTGTCGGCAATGGCACGGGTGTGCGCACCGGGGCGTCCATGGCGGCGACCAACTCGGGCGTGATTAATGTCAATGGTAGCGGCGCGGGGATTCTGTTTGCCAATACCGGCGATACCATTACTGATAATACGCTGGACATGTCTGACTCGGCGGGGCTGGTCATTAATGTTAATTCTGCGGCGGGCAAAGGGATCGTCACGAATTCCAGTCAAGATTTGAAAACCGGTGCCAGTGTAAATGTCTATGACACCGCCGGCGGGGCCGCTCTGATTGTTAAAGGCACCACCGAACATGTCGATCAGTCTGGCAACTTGGTATCCAAATCACTCACCAGCCCAGTGGTGGACATCAATAACGGCTATGTCACCCGCTTTATCAACAGCGGCAGCATTCATGCCAACAGTGCCGCGCAACAAGCGGTCGTCACTAACACCGGCACCGGCATGGCCTTTACCAACCAGACGGGCGGCAACATTGTCGGCCAGGTCAATTTGCTGGCCGGTAACAACACCGTCACCCTGATGCAGGGCAGTGAAGGGACTGATTTCACCACCGGCAGTGGCGATGACCACTTTATTCTGACCGGGCTAACGGCCACGGACACCGGCGTGTTCAGTTCACTGAACGGCGGCAGCGGCAGCGATACCCTGACCTTTGATAACTCGGTATATACGCTGAAAGATGCTGCTGCCATCCAGAATATGGATTATATCGACCTGATTAATAATTCCACACTGACGCTGGACAATGTGTTATTGGCGCTGGGCAATGCGCAGGATGATAACGCCAACACCGGCTTTAACTTGGGCGATGGCAGCCTGTTGCAGATTAATCACCTCAATGCGGTGAATTTTAACAGCAAACTCAATGGTCTCGGCACCGTTGCGGTCAATACGGCGGGGAACGCGTTTAACTTTACGGCTAACGCGGCACAGAATGCTTTTAACGGCGTACTGGCCCTGGGACACGCCACCTTTACACTGGCAGCGGATAACACCGCGGCATTAGTCAATGCCACTTTGCAAGCCGGCGCTGATAGCCTCACGACTGTGGGCGATGGCATTCAGACTATTGGCGGGTTGGCCTTCGCTGGCGGGACGGTGAAATTTAACACCGGCACCCCGGGCGAGACCGTGGCGAAAAGCACCATTCATACCACCAAAGAGATGAATTTGCTCGGTACCGGCACGGTAGAAGTGAATATTGATAGTGTCGATAACAGCCAGACGCCGGTCAATCCTGCCTTACCTATTATGGAGCAGGATGATGCCAATACCCTGTTACAACTGGCGGTCAGTGATGTGGCGGTGCAAGGCAATGGCGGCAATCTGGTGTTAAAAGACCAAGATGGCAATCTGATTACTGATGCCACCACCGCAGATATTGCGCAAAATGGCACCACGGTTGCCAAGGGAACTTACGATTATCGTCTGTCCAGCGGCCTGAGTAATGACGGTTTGTATGTGAGTTACGGCCTGACACAGGTTGAATTGTTGGGCAGCGGCGCGGATGCGTTGTCACTGTACGCCACCAATAAAACCGGCCCGGCGGCGGATTTAAGTGCCAAAGTGACCGGCAGTGGTGACTTGGCGATTGATACCGGTGCCAGCAATACCGTCACGCTGTCCAATCTGGACAATGATTACACCGGCTCTACCGATGTCCGCAGCGGCACCTTACAGATGCTGAATAATAATGTGCTGGGTCAGACTGCGCTGTTATCACTGGCGGCGGACACCACCTTTGATATGAATGGTTACAGCCAAACTGTGGGCGAGCTGAATGGCACGGCAAATTCATTGTTGAATTTGAATGGCGGCAACCTGACTTTGAGTCAGGGCGGTGTTTCCGAGGGGGAACTGACCGGCAGTGGCGCGCTGACCATTGCTGCTGATGTCTTGACCATTAATGGCGCGAATAGCGGCCTGAGTGCGGTGACCACCATTGCTAATGGTGCGCAAGCCTTCCTGAATAATGCTGCCGGCCTGGGGAATGGCGCTATTGTCAACGCCGGTCTGTTGACCCTGAAAGGGGCCAGCGGTCAGTTGGCGAATGCAGTCAGTGCTGCAGGGAGCGTGGTGTTGCAGGATAACAGCGACATCACATTAACCGGCGATAACAGTTTGTTCAGCGGCTTGTTTGATATCAACAACGCCAGCCAGTTAACGGCTGCTCAAGCAGAACATCTGGGGACAGCTGCGCTCACCAATAACGGCTCATTGGTGCTCAATAGCGAGAGTGACTGGTTGCTGACAAACAGCATTAGCGGCAGCGGCAGCCTGACTAAAAACGGCAGTGCGACGGTATCATTGACTCAAGCCGCGGCCTACACCGGGCAGACCGATATCAATGCTGGCGGTCTGATATTAGGCAGCAATGCACAGCCAATGACCTTGGCTAGCCAGCAGGTAAACATCGCCAGCGGTGCCTTTATGGGCGGTTTTGGTGGGGTGGCCGGTGCAATAGATAACCGCGGGACACTGTTTGTGGGTAACCCTGCAGCATCGGTAACGTCGCGACTGAGCCGTCTGGCTCCGGCCAGTAATATCTTTACCGTTGGCAGCGATTTAACCAACAGCGGCACCGTCTTTATCGGTAACAAAACCAGTGACGGCACGGGCACCACCGGCAATCAATTGGTGGTGAATGGTAACTATATCGGCAACAACGGTCTGCTGCATTTCAACACCGCGCTGGGTGATGACAACTCAGCCACGGACAGCATGATAGTTAATGGCAACACCAGCGGCACCACCAATGTGAGTGTGGATAACGCGGGCGGCCTGGGGGCTAAAACGCTCAATGGTATTGAGCTGATTCAGGTCAACGGCCAGTCAGACGGTAATTTCGTGAGCAGTGGCCGTATCGTGGCGGGGGCATATGATTACTCTCTGGTACGTGGTGTGGGCCAGAATGCCGCGAATTGGTATCTGACCAGCCTGAGCAATTTGCCAGTTGACCCCGAGAATCCGGTGGACCCAGAAAATCCAGTGGCTCCGGGCGAAGCAGCTAAACGTCCTGAAGCGGGCAGCTACACGGCCAACTTGGCCAGCGCGAACAATATGTTTGTCACCCGCCTGCACGATCGTTTGGGTGAAACCCAGTATATCGATGCCCTGACCGGCGAGCAGAAAGTGACCAGTATGTGGTTACGTAATGCAGGTGGACATAACCGTTCACGTGATACCAGCGGGCAGTTGAAAACCCAAAGTAACCGCTATGTGATGCAACTGGGGGGCGATGTCGCGCAGTGGAGCAACAATGATCTCAACCGTTTACATTTAGGTGTGATGGCTGGTTATGGTAACAGCAAGAGCAATACGCGCTCGACATCCGGTTATCAGTCAGACGGCTCGGTGGAGGGTTACTCTGCCGGTGTGTACAGCACCTGGTATGCCAATGATGAAGACAAGTCGGGGTTGTATGTCGACGGCTGGGCGCAATATAGCTGGTTCAACAATACCGTGCAAGGCGAAGGTCTGGCGAGCGAAGAGTACAAGTCGAAAGGGATTACTGCCTCGGTTGAAAGCGGCTATACCTTTAAGATTGGTGAAAATAAGGCTAAGAACGAAAGCTACTTTATTCAGCCCAAAGCGCAAATCACCTGGATGGGTGTGAAAGCTGACGAACACCGTGAAGCCAATGGCACTCAGGTGAGCGGTCAGGGCGACGGTAATATTCAGACCCGTCTGGGGGTACGTTCTTATATGAAAGGGCACCATGCCATCGACAATGGTAAAGATCGCGAGTTCCAACCGTTTGTC
- a CDS encoding L-threonylcarbamoyladenylate synthase, which yields MSQFFYIHPENPQPRLINQSVDFLRKGGVIVYPTDSGYALGCRLEDKTAMERICRIRQLDGNHNFTLVCRDLSELSTYAYVDNSAFRLIKNNTPGNYTFILKATKEVPRRLMNDKRKTIGLRVPSNPIALALLDVLGEPLMSTTLMLPGNDFAESDPEEIKEHLGKQVDLIIHGGSLGQQPTTVIDLTDSSPEVIREGAGDATPFR from the coding sequence ATGAGTCAATTTTTTTATATTCATCCAGAAAACCCTCAGCCAAGATTAATCAACCAAAGTGTTGATTTTTTACGTAAAGGCGGGGTGATTGTCTATCCGACAGATTCTGGTTATGCCCTTGGCTGCCGTTTAGAAGATAAAACCGCAATGGAACGCATCTGTCGTATTCGCCAGTTGGATGGCAATCATAACTTCACCTTGGTATGCCGTGATTTGTCCGAGCTATCCACCTATGCCTATGTGGATAACTCGGCGTTTCGACTGATCAAAAACAATACCCCCGGCAACTACACTTTTATACTGAAAGCCACCAAAGAGGTGCCTCGGCGTTTGATGAATGACAAACGTAAAACAATTGGCCTGCGAGTGCCCTCTAATCCCATTGCCTTAGCATTGTTGGATGTATTAGGTGAGCCGTTAATGTCGACTACATTGATGTTGCCGGGCAATGATTTTGCTGAGTCGGACCCTGAAGAGATCAAAGAGCACTTGGGCAAACAAGTGGATTTAATCATCCACGGCGGCTCACTGGGCCAACAACCCACCACTGTTATTGATCTGACAGATTCGTCCCCGGAAGTCATCCGTGAAGGTGCAGGTGACGCGACCCCCTTCCGCTAA